A region of the Bacillus sp. NP247 genome:
GTTAAAACATAAATTAGGTACACTTCGCATCACAATGAAATCGAATAAGTGGATGGCCCAAATATCTGTCACGCTTCCTACAAATGAAAGGGCAGGAACGAAAATTTTAGGAGTAGACTTAGGTCTCAAGGCCCCCGCGGTAGCAATCACAGATGATGATAAGGTTCGTTTTTTTGGAAATGGTAGGCAAAACAAATGTAAGAAGCGTAAGTTTCGGTGTATTCGTAAGAAATTAGGAAAAGCAAAAAAAGTGAATGCGATTCGGCGATTGGATGATAAAGAACAAAGATGGATGCAAGATAAAGATCATAAAATAAGTCGTGAAATCATTAATTTTGCGATTGCAAATCATATTTCTGTCATTCGATTAGAACAATTAACGAATATAAGACAGACGGCAAGAACAAGCCGTAAAAACGAAAAAAACCTACACACTTGGTCATTCTATCGTTTGTCAAAATTTATTGAATATAAAGCGATATTAGCTGATATTCAGGTTGAATATGTGAATCCAGCTTATACAAGTCAAAGCTGTCCGAAATGCGCTGAAAAGAACAGGGCACAAGACAGAAAGTACAAGTGTCAATGTGGGTTTGAGACACACCGTGATATCGTTGGGGCGATGAATATTCGCTACGCAACTGTGATTGATGGTAACAGTAAATCAGCCTAAGCACCTATATGGTCTGGTTTAGGAGGGGCAATGAGATGCCCTCATCTTGAAGGCTGTTCAAAACAGAAATGGACTGCGAACGCTTAGTCATTCAAGAATCCCATCCGTAATTCCGTAAGGATTCGGGCTTGCGACTTTAGTCGTGGGAGTCTCAATTTGCGGCTGTTGTTATTTTGTGGGGATTGGCTGGTACGCCGTAAATGAATAGAAAAAACCTAATTTCCAAGATAACGTGAGGAAATTAGGTTTTTATAATGGATGAAAAGCTTTTCTACATCGATCTCGTTTTTGAAGTCTTCTCATATATCTCTTTTTATCCCGTTGTAATCCTTTTATGTACATGAATAAGCTGACAAGGAAGAAAAATGTACTGATTAAAATGTACGGTGATATCCCGTATAATGGTTGTTTCGGATCATATAAGTGAATAGGTGCTCCGCCTATTGTAGGGAATATTGTATTTAGTAGGACGAAAGGAATGGAAGTAACTGCAAATGGAAATAGAAGTGCCATGTAATCCTTTTGTGACCATGTGGACGCAGCTAAACCTAAGAGGGCCATTAAACCAGCGAATAAAAAATTAATCCCAATATATAGAGAAATATAAGTGATCGGAGAAGAGAAATATAACTCTGCGAACATTCCGTTGCCGTTTATCATGCTAGTACCGACGGTTGGATCCCCATTTGGAATTGTTAATTTGCAAAGTAATAAAGAAAGAATGAACGGTAAAGTATAAAGAAATCCCCCGCAGAAAAATGTAACGATATACTTTGTAAAGGAATACGAGAATAGGGAAATTTCCTTACTTATAAAAGTTTTGAAACCATCGGATTTATCGGAATTATAACTCGTACTAAATGGTAAACTTGCAATAACAGGCATTAATAATAAATAAACATCCATTTCATTATTACGAAACCCGATCCATTTAAAAGCAGTTGCTATAGCCCCATTCGCTGCGTCTCCTAAATAACGAATTACATAATAATAATGATAAATAGAAATAAGAGCTAATCCACTAAACATAATAATTAAAGAAACACGATTACAAAAAGCTTGCCTTATATTTAAACGAAGCGCACGCATCATGACTGAAAAAGCCTCCACTATTTTTATAAATCTGTCTACTTTCTATATTACTATTAAATGTAAGGATTTTCTTGTTTTTTTATTTGTTTATTAGAAAAAGAGGAATTTTGTTGTTGCTAAGTAAGGTTTAACTGAAATTATATTTTTCTAAAATATGGTTGACAATTGAGTATTACATTTGTAATCTTAATTATAGATTACAAACGTAATACAAGGGAGTGAAATATACTATGACAAATCAATTACCTAAAATATCTGAAGCAGAATTAGAAATTATGAAAGTACTTTGGTCTAACTCTCCACAAACAGCAAATGAAATTATAGAAGAACTAGAAGATGCAATGGACTGGAAACCGAAAACAATCCGTACATTAATTAATCGGTTAGTACAAAAGGAAGCCGTTTCTTACCATCAAGATAAAGGGCGCATGTACGCGTATTATCCGTTAGTGTCACAAGATAATTATTTACAAGTTGAAACGAAATCTTTACTAAAGCGCTTTTGCGGCGCGGCGTTTAAGCCATTACTTGTCAATTTCTTAAAAGAGGAAAAATTGTCTTCAGAAGATATTAACGAACTGAAACGCATTTTAGATGAGAAGACCGAGGAGAATAAGAGGAAGGATAGATAACAATGATAGACATGATTATAAATCTATACCTTCCTCATTTTTTTGATTGGCTTATAGAAACGTCACTTATGGCTAGCATATTAGTTGGATTTATTTTATGTATAAAAGTTCTATTTAGAAATAAATTAACGCCCCGATGGC
Encoded here:
- a CDS encoding RNA-guided endonuclease TnpB family protein; this translates as MSQTLTVKVKLIPTKEQIRLLEQSSHEYIKVINTLVSEMVKAKKSTKKSTKDIEANIPSAVKNQAIKDAKSLFATKVKKSHYKIIPILKRPVCVWNNQNYSFDSTYISIPFKRNGKSTRVKIRALLSDKNNRNLNLLKHKLGTLRITMKSNKWMAQISVTLPTNERAGTKILGVDLGLKAPAVAITDDDKVRFFGNGRQNKCKKRKFRCIRKKLGKAKKVNAIRRLDDKEQRWMQDKDHKISREIINFAIANHISVIRLEQLTNIRQTARTSRKNEKNLHTWSFYRLSKFIEYKAILADIQVEYVNPAYTSQSCPKCAEKNRAQDRKYKCQCGFETHRDIVGAMNIRYATVIDGNSKSA
- a CDS encoding BlaI/MecI/CopY family transcriptional regulator, whose translation is MTNQLPKISEAELEIMKVLWSNSPQTANEIIEELEDAMDWKPKTIRTLINRLVQKEAVSYHQDKGRMYAYYPLVSQDNYLQVETKSLLKRFCGAAFKPLLVNFLKEEKLSSEDINELKRILDEKTEENKRKDR